DNA from Strix aluco isolate bStrAlu1 chromosome 11, bStrAlu1.hap1, whole genome shotgun sequence:
cgTTGGGGTACGGGGGGACCCTGCTGGCTGCGGAACCGACGGTCCCGTTCGCCCCAGGCCATCACCAGGAAGTTCCTGCCCCTGGACCAGTGGTTGTACTTCGACGCCCTGGAGTGCCTGGCGGTGGAGGGGGCCGCACAGCTGACGGAGGAGGACTGTGCCCCGGTGAGAGTGTGAGCTGAGCCCCTCCTGGGCACCGGGGGTACCGTGGCCACCTGCCCTCACACAGCTCCTCTGTGCCGGCAGAGGGGCTCTCGCTACGATGGCCAGATCGCCGTCTTCGGAGCCGCTTTCCAGGAGCAGCTGGGCTGCCAGAAGTACTTGGTGGTGAGCTGGGGTGGGTGCTGCGGCGCCGGGAGAGGCTGTGGAGCAGCCAGCCAGTGcagagggagctgcagcagctctgccccggCAGGTGGGAGCTGGTGCCATCGGCTGCGAGCTGCTGAAAAACTTTGCCATGATGGGGCTGGCAGCGGGGCCAGGCGGGGACCTCACTGTCACAGACATGGACACCGTTGCCCTCTCCAACCTCCATCGGCAGCTCCTCTACCGCTCGGTGGATATATCGGTGAGGCACCATGAGGCAGGGGCCGAGCTCCCCCCAAAGGGCACCTTGGCTGTtccgggggctccccggggctgtggggcagggaagaGCTGCCCATCCCCTCTCTGCCCTGACAGAAGCCAAAGTCGGTGGTGGCCGCAGCAGCTGTGCGGCGCATGAACCCCAATGTCAGGGTGACAGCTCACCAGAACGAGGTGGGACCTGCCACTGAGCCACTCTATGGGGACAACTTTTTCCGGCGCCTGGATGGCGTTGCCAGTGCCCTGGACACGCTGGAGGCCCGtgagtgctggggaggggaaaggggccGAACCCTTGAATGTGTCCCCTggctccccagcacccctggcTCCCCACAGGTGCCTACTTGGAGAGCCGCTGCCACCGCTGCCTCACACCGCTGCTGGACTCGGGCACGGAGGGGCCGCGGGGGAACGTGCTGGCCATGGTGCCCCCTGTGACCAAGCCACTGGGGCCGGCTGGCACCCCCGAGGATGGCACCTTCCCCCTCTGCACCCTGCGGTACTTCCCCACCACCATCCAGCACACGCTGCAGGTAGGCTGTGCCGCACTGGCCCAGCACCCAGCGAAGAAGCCCTGGCACCTTTGTCTTCCTTTCCCGTTTCCCCCTCTGGCCATGGCCCGGCAGTGGGCTGCGGGCAGGATATGGCCCCAGCTGCTTCCTGCTGGCAGCCCGAGCTCTTCGGCCAGCCCTGTCATGGACTTTCCCACCCCCTGGGCTTgggctgggggtcccagggggcACAAGGGGGGGCTGTCCCAGTGCTTAACCTCTGCTTCCCCTCTGCAGTGGGCCCGCGATGAGTTCGAGGGACTcttccagctgcctgcagagcacaTCAACCGATTCATGGAGTGAGTGGGCTTGGGGGAGTGGCGCTGGGGAagcagctgccagccctgccggGGCACTGCCCGCCGCTGCCAGGGCTGCGGAGAGGAGAATCAGACCAACACGTCCCACCCAGGGTGTCCCACAGGATTGCTCCCAGGCCAGTAGCagcagtgccttttttttttttgcagagacCCGGCTTTCCTGGAGCAGCTGCCGGCCAAGAAGGCCCTGGAGGTCCTGGAGCAAGTGCTGGGCAGCCTGTGGGAGCGGCCACAGGACTGGGAGGACTGTGTGCGCTGGGCCCGCCGGCACTGGCAGAGCCGCTACCACGATGCCATCGCCCAGCTGCTGCACACCTTACCCCCGGAGCACGTGAGCCCGGCACCCATGGGGCTGGCACCCCCCGAACCCTCTCCCCTCTGCTGGCCACCCCACCGCAGGCAGGGGAATGGTGTCCCCAGGCCTGACTCTGCTCTCCCTGTGCCAGGAGGCCAGCCCGGGTGTCCCCTTCTGGGCAGGGAACAGGAGCTGTCCCCATCCGCTGACGTTCAACCCCGACAATGTGAGTGCACGGGAGAGTTGTGGGGCCCCCCGCCAGGGACAGTGTGGGGGGACAGCTGAGCCTGTGCCAGGGGTACGGTGGATGCCAGACCATAGTCGTGCTCCATCTGCCACCGCCTGTCCAGGGCTACCAGGTCCTGGGCTGGGTCTGTCCCTGTCCCTCGGTCAGCCAGGGCGCTGCTGGGGACAGCCCACGCAtgctctgctgcaggaggaggaggaggaggagaggcaccTCCATCTCCACCTCGGGGCAAAGCAGGCAGCTTTTGGCCGTGTGGGCCTGTGGACCGCCCCCGGCTGCCCGGGCGCTCTGCCCCCGCAGGACACCCACCTGGAGTATATCCTGGCTGCCGCCCGCCTCTTTGCCCAAGCGCACAAGGTGCCACCGTGCAACGACCGGGCGGCCGCCCAGACCATCCTCCGCAGCGTGGTCCTGCCACCCTTTGAGCCCCGGGAGGGGCTCCAGATCCCCCTCACGGATGAGCAGGAGGCACAGGCACCTGTGGGTGAGGCTCCCCACGCCCCTGAGTCCCCCGGG
Protein-coding regions in this window:
- the UBA7 gene encoding ubiquitin-like modifier-activating enzyme 7 isoform X6 — protein: MAGSGDEALYSRQLYVLGGGARRLAGAAVLVSGLRGPGAQAAAALVLAGTGRVVLHDRGAASTADRAHQFLLGESDVGRNRAEASQQALAELNPGVVVTAHTGELSEAFLASFQVVVLTEAPLEEQLRVGDFCHAQGICFIVADAKGLAGQLFCDFGERFVIDDPAEGDPVCAAVQHISQGNPGVVTYTRTEDSHGHLFCNGDLVTFSGVEGMAELNSQEPVPVRVLDASRLEIGDTSSFSPYLRGGLVSQVRLPQVHSYEPLRWALAKPKIRVATPEELPRSRSLHAAFQALHAFCGEQGRLPRPRAPADAERVLELAQSLGVQQDPLDEDVVRAFASVSAGDLCPVAAIVGALAAQEVLKAITRKFLPLDQWLYFDALECLAVEGAAQLTEEDCAPRGSRYDGQIAVFGAAFQEQLGCQKYLVVGAGAIGCELLKNFAMMGLAAGPGGDLTVTDMDTVALSNLHRQLLYRSVDISKPKSVVAAAAVRRMNPNVRVTAHQNEVGPATEPLYGDNFFRRLDGVASALDTLEARAYLESRCHRCLTPLLDSGTEGPRGNVLAMVPPVTKPLGPAGTPEDGTFPLCTLRYFPTTIQHTLQVGCAALAQHPAKKPWHLCLPFPFPPLAMARQWAAGRIWPQLLPAGSPSSSASPVMDFPTPWAWAGGPRGHKGGLSQCLTSASPLQWARDEFEGLFQLPAEHINRFMEDPAFLEQLPAKKALEVLEQVLGSLWERPQDWEDCVRWARRHWQSRYHDAIAQLLHTLPPEHVSPAPMGLAPPEPSPLCWPPHRRQGNGVPRPDSALPVPGGQPGCPLLGREQELSPSADVQPRQCPAWWQWGCSAVRPCPSTQEDLD